In Kitasatospora sp. NA04385, a single genomic region encodes these proteins:
- a CDS encoding glycoside hydrolase family 3 C-terminal domain-containing protein, translated as MSPLSSPSPSAAETPAERYPFRDSALPLDKRVDDLLSRLSPAERLSMLHQYAPAVPRLGIGAFRTGAEALHGVSWLGTATVFPQAVGLGASWDEELVREVAEATSVELRAFHHHRSPAVAPDRGPNSLQAWAPVLNLLRDPRWGRNEEGYSEDPVHAARLGEAFCRGLAGDDPTYLRAAPVLKHFLAYNNEDDRCTTSSGLRPRVLHEYDLAAFEPAVASGAATGVMAAYNLVNGRPCHVSPLLRTELRRWAEPTGRELFVVSDAEAPSNLVDPEHYFDDHAEGHAAALKAGIDSFTDHGEDSATVLGRLREALERGLIDQQDVDLAVRRQFELRFRMGEFDPELDPYAKIGAEVVDSAPHRALARRAAAESTVLLKNTGLLPLTDPTKKIAVIGPHGDALFEDWYSGTLPYAVTVADGLRARLAPAGGELTVHEGIDRVLLRAASTGEPLNGTAFDLGDWGLGVLTLRAADSGRFLSVREDGSLAADRTVVKSWDVHETFRLVEADGGAVLLQSVLTGRYAAAAADGTLAVTAEDAAGAERFTRELLRDGRAEAVAAAVGADLAVVVLGNHPLIHGRETLDRPGLALPPAQEELLKAVAAVRPDTALIVMSSYPYAVDWADEHLPAVLWTSHGGQETGHALADVLFGDADPAGRLPQTWYRGDDELPHPLDYDIIQAGWTYQYHRAAPRYPFGHGLSYGTFQYGELEVEEAVLGQDGTVRAALTVSNTGTRGGTEVVQLYVQPLEARYQAPRRRLADFRKITLAPGRSRRLVFDLPAAAHLAHWDVATGAFAVDPGRYRLLAGASAEDVRATAELTVEGPAPAPRAVLGRRTAAADFDAHRGIALVDASRTDGDAVTPAGSDAELLFSTVELTGARQVSAEVALDGADGTDGADAADAAELEFAVDGQVLAALAVPPTGGRYAWTTVTAALDGAPHGVHDLRVALRGPVRLAAFTVA; from the coding sequence GTGAGCCCGTTGAGTTCCCCGTCCCCCTCCGCCGCCGAGACCCCGGCCGAGCGGTACCCGTTCCGCGATTCCGCGCTTCCGCTGGACAAGCGCGTCGACGACCTGCTGTCCAGGCTCTCCCCCGCCGAGCGCCTCTCGATGCTCCACCAGTACGCCCCCGCCGTGCCCCGCCTGGGCATCGGCGCGTTCCGCACCGGCGCGGAGGCCCTGCACGGCGTCTCCTGGCTGGGCACGGCCACCGTGTTCCCGCAGGCCGTCGGCCTCGGCGCGAGCTGGGACGAGGAGCTGGTCCGCGAGGTCGCCGAGGCGACCTCGGTCGAACTGCGCGCCTTCCACCACCACCGCTCCCCCGCCGTCGCCCCCGACCGCGGCCCCAACAGCCTGCAGGCCTGGGCCCCGGTGCTGAACCTGCTGCGCGACCCGCGCTGGGGCCGCAACGAGGAGGGCTACTCGGAGGACCCGGTGCACGCCGCCCGCCTCGGCGAGGCATTCTGCCGCGGCCTGGCCGGCGACGACCCGACCTACCTGCGAGCCGCCCCGGTGCTCAAGCACTTCCTCGCGTACAACAACGAGGACGACCGCTGCACCACCTCCTCCGGCCTGCGCCCGCGCGTCCTGCACGAGTACGACCTGGCCGCCTTCGAGCCCGCGGTCGCCTCCGGCGCGGCCACCGGGGTGATGGCCGCGTACAACCTGGTCAACGGCCGCCCCTGCCACGTCTCCCCGCTGCTGCGGACCGAGCTGCGCCGCTGGGCCGAGCCGACCGGCCGGGAGCTGTTCGTGGTCTCCGACGCCGAGGCCCCGTCCAACCTGGTCGACCCCGAGCACTACTTCGACGACCACGCCGAGGGCCACGCCGCCGCGCTGAAGGCCGGCATCGACTCCTTCACCGACCACGGCGAGGACAGCGCGACCGTCCTCGGCCGGCTCCGCGAGGCCCTGGAGCGCGGCCTGATCGACCAGCAGGACGTCGACCTCGCGGTCCGTCGGCAGTTCGAACTGCGGTTCCGGATGGGCGAGTTCGACCCCGAGCTGGACCCGTACGCGAAGATCGGCGCCGAGGTGGTCGACAGCGCCCCGCACCGCGCGCTGGCCCGCCGGGCGGCCGCGGAGTCGACCGTGCTGCTGAAGAACACCGGCCTGCTGCCGCTCACCGACCCGACGAAGAAGATCGCGGTGATCGGCCCGCACGGCGACGCGCTGTTCGAGGACTGGTACTCCGGCACGCTGCCCTACGCGGTCACCGTCGCCGACGGCCTACGCGCCCGACTCGCCCCCGCGGGCGGTGAGTTGACGGTGCACGAGGGCATCGACCGGGTCCTGCTGCGGGCCGCCTCCACCGGCGAGCCGCTGAACGGCACCGCCTTCGACCTCGGCGACTGGGGCCTGGGCGTGCTCACCCTGCGCGCCGCCGACAGCGGGCGCTTCCTCTCCGTCCGGGAGGACGGCTCGCTGGCCGCCGACCGGACCGTGGTCAAGAGCTGGGACGTGCACGAGACCTTCCGCCTGGTCGAGGCGGACGGCGGGGCCGTGCTGCTGCAGTCCGTGCTGACCGGCCGGTACGCGGCCGCCGCGGCCGACGGCACCCTCGCGGTCACCGCCGAGGACGCCGCCGGCGCCGAGCGCTTCACCCGCGAACTGCTGCGCGACGGACGGGCGGAGGCCGTCGCCGCGGCCGTCGGCGCCGACCTCGCCGTAGTGGTGCTGGGCAACCACCCGCTGATCCACGGCCGCGAGACCCTGGACCGGCCGGGCCTGGCCCTGCCGCCCGCCCAGGAGGAGCTGCTGAAGGCGGTCGCCGCCGTCCGCCCGGACACCGCGCTGATCGTGATGAGCAGCTACCCGTACGCCGTCGACTGGGCCGACGAGCACCTGCCCGCCGTCCTGTGGACCTCGCACGGCGGCCAGGAGACCGGCCACGCCCTCGCCGACGTGCTGTTCGGCGACGCCGACCCGGCCGGGCGCCTGCCGCAGACCTGGTACCGCGGCGACGACGAGCTGCCGCACCCGCTGGACTACGACATCATCCAGGCCGGCTGGACGTACCAGTACCACCGGGCCGCGCCGCGCTACCCGTTCGGCCACGGCCTGTCCTACGGCACCTTCCAGTACGGCGAGTTGGAGGTCGAGGAGGCCGTCCTCGGCCAGGACGGCACGGTGCGGGCCGCGCTGACCGTCAGCAACACCGGCACCCGCGGCGGCACCGAGGTGGTGCAGCTGTACGTGCAACCGCTGGAGGCCCGCTACCAGGCGCCGCGCCGCAGGCTGGCCGACTTCCGGAAGATCACCCTGGCGCCCGGCCGGAGCCGCCGCCTGGTCTTCGACCTCCCGGCCGCCGCGCACCTGGCCCACTGGGACGTCGCCACCGGCGCGTTCGCCGTCGACCCGGGCCGCTACCGGCTGCTCGCCGGCGCCTCCGCCGAGGACGTCCGGGCCACCGCCGAACTGACCGTCGAGGGCCCGGCCCCCGCACCCCGCGCCGTCCTGGGCCGGCGCACCGCGGCGGCGGACTTCGACGCGCACCGCGGCATCGCCCTGGTCGACGCCAGCCGGACGGACGGCGATGCGGTCACCCCCGCCGGATCGGATGCCGAACTCTTGTTCTCCACGGTCGAGTTGACCGGCGCCCGGCAGGTGTCGGCGGAGGTGGCACTGGACGGTGCGGACGGCACGGACGGCGCGGACGCCGCGGACGCCGCCGAGCTGGAGTTCGCGGTGGACGGGCAGGTGCTCGCCGCCCTCGCCGTCCCGCCCACCGGCGGCCGCTACGCCTGGACGACCGTCACGGCCGCGCTGGACGGCGCGCCGCACGGCGTGCACGACCTGCGGGTCGCCCTGCGCGGGCCGGTCCGGCTCGCCGCCTTCACCGTCGCCTGA
- a CDS encoding ABC transporter substrate-binding protein yields the protein MRTELNRRSFVTAAVSVAGAAAMTPLLAACGGGGSKHKTGANSAEGVKSALPAFAASTSVTPDIPSVSGADGAVTDPAFLTYPASPVATVSGVPGKGGSYTAVTPLWGTVPPAGNSFYTAMNKALGVTMEMKPADGNNYATIIPTMTAAKKLPDWIQLPTWWNSNFNVGELAASQFADLTPHLAGDKVEKYPNLAAIPTGAWQAGIWGDKLYGIPVFSTGFSIAGTTFYRRDVLEARGITADQVKTLDDLMNLGKELTDEKAGTWAFDDVWTYLFPFFGVPNKWKLADGKLVHKYETPELLEALDWHYRLATAGYLHPDAVAGNNADANTRFYAGKTLIQGGGPGAWNLADHLSGTAATPGFRRGSFDFLTAKAGATPSLFMGSSTTMMSYLNAKLKPEQIEELLAVADYLAAPYGTAEYTMVNFGVEGTHYTRVDGVPTANDEGKKDVQAQTYPFLATASSVISNPGADQVTKDIAAFQAANVKYLYKPLFWNMNISMPQNIATIDTAQAVEDTIKDCYHGKKKVSDVQAAISGWKSGGGDRLKQWMTDNVLSKYGTGQ from the coding sequence ATGAGAACCGAGCTGAACCGCAGATCCTTCGTCACCGCCGCGGTCTCCGTCGCCGGAGCAGCGGCGATGACCCCCCTGCTGGCCGCCTGCGGGGGCGGCGGCTCGAAGCACAAGACCGGCGCGAACTCCGCCGAGGGCGTCAAGTCGGCCCTGCCGGCCTTCGCCGCCAGCACCTCCGTGACCCCGGACATCCCCTCGGTCTCCGGCGCGGACGGCGCGGTGACCGACCCGGCCTTCCTGACCTACCCGGCCAGCCCGGTCGCCACGGTCTCCGGCGTGCCCGGCAAGGGCGGCAGCTACACGGCCGTCACCCCGCTGTGGGGCACCGTCCCGCCCGCGGGCAACTCGTTCTACACCGCGATGAACAAGGCCCTCGGCGTCACGATGGAGATGAAGCCGGCCGACGGCAACAACTACGCCACCATCATCCCCACCATGACCGCGGCCAAGAAGCTGCCGGACTGGATCCAGCTCCCGACCTGGTGGAACTCGAACTTCAACGTCGGCGAGCTCGCCGCCAGCCAGTTCGCCGACCTCACCCCCCACCTGGCCGGCGACAAGGTCGAGAAGTACCCGAACCTGGCCGCCATCCCCACCGGCGCCTGGCAGGCCGGCATCTGGGGCGACAAGCTCTACGGCATCCCGGTCTTCTCCACCGGCTTCTCCATCGCCGGCACCACCTTCTACCGCCGGGACGTCCTGGAGGCCAGGGGCATCACCGCGGACCAGGTCAAGACCCTCGACGACCTGATGAACCTGGGCAAGGAGCTCACCGACGAGAAGGCCGGCACCTGGGCCTTCGACGACGTGTGGACCTACCTCTTCCCGTTCTTCGGCGTCCCCAACAAGTGGAAGCTCGCCGACGGCAAGCTCGTCCACAAGTACGAGACCCCGGAACTGCTGGAAGCGCTCGACTGGCACTACAGGCTCGCCACCGCCGGCTACCTGCACCCCGACGCCGTCGCCGGCAACAACGCCGACGCCAACACCCGCTTCTACGCCGGCAAGACCCTGATCCAGGGCGGCGGCCCCGGCGCCTGGAACCTCGCCGACCACCTGTCCGGCACCGCCGCCACCCCCGGCTTCCGCCGCGGCTCGTTCGACTTCCTCACCGCGAAGGCCGGCGCCACGCCCTCGCTGTTCATGGGCTCCTCCACCACCATGATGAGCTACCTCAACGCCAAGCTGAAGCCCGAGCAGATCGAGGAACTGCTCGCCGTCGCCGACTACCTGGCCGCGCCGTACGGGACCGCCGAGTACACGATGGTCAACTTCGGCGTCGAGGGCACCCACTACACCCGGGTCGACGGCGTGCCCACCGCCAACGACGAGGGCAAGAAGGACGTCCAGGCGCAGACCTACCCGTTCCTGGCCACCGCCTCCTCGGTGATCTCCAACCCCGGCGCCGACCAGGTCACCAAGGACATCGCCGCCTTCCAGGCCGCCAACGTCAAGTACCTCTACAAGCCGCTGTTCTGGAACATGAACATCTCGATGCCGCAGAACATCGCGACCATCGACACCGCGCAGGCCGTCGAGGACACCATCAAGGACTGCTACCACGGCAAGAAGAAGGTGTCCGACGTCCAGGCGGCCATCTCCGGCTGGAAGTCCGGCGGCGGCGACCGCCTCAAGCAGTGGATGACCGACAACGTCCTGAGCAAGTACGGAACGGGTCAGTGA
- a CDS encoding sugar ABC transporter permease, which translates to MSTARSERGEGTPGRRTSGRNGAVRPNWRVRLRRDRTLLLMTLPAVVLLLVFNYAPLFGLVTAFQYYDPLVGVRDSEWAGLAQFQQLFHDPLFWGALKNTLWLSLVQLVLFFPVPIALALLLNTVLSERLRNFVQSVVYLPHFFSWVLAITIFQQMLGGAGILNHFLRQNDIAPWDITTNPHTFALLVTSQAIWKEAGWGIIVFLAALAAINTDLYEAAAVDGAGRWRRTWHITLPGLRGVIVLMLVLRLGNALTVGFEQFLIQREAVGHESADVLDTFSFYYGIATGNYSFGAAAGLFKSVISLLLIWGANKLAHAFGEDGLYRR; encoded by the coding sequence GTGAGCACGGCGCGATCGGAGCGGGGCGAGGGCACCCCGGGCCGCAGGACCAGCGGGAGGAACGGCGCCGTCCGGCCGAACTGGCGGGTCAGGCTGCGGCGCGACCGGACGCTGCTGCTGATGACCCTCCCGGCCGTGGTCCTGCTGCTGGTCTTCAACTACGCGCCGCTGTTCGGCCTGGTCACCGCGTTCCAGTACTACGACCCGCTGGTCGGCGTGCGCGACAGCGAATGGGCCGGCCTCGCGCAGTTCCAACAGCTGTTCCACGACCCGCTGTTCTGGGGGGCGCTGAAGAACACCCTCTGGCTCAGCCTCGTCCAGCTGGTGCTGTTCTTCCCCGTTCCGATCGCGCTGGCCCTGCTGCTCAACACAGTGCTCAGCGAACGGCTGCGCAACTTCGTCCAGTCCGTGGTCTACCTGCCGCACTTCTTCTCCTGGGTGCTGGCCATCACGATCTTCCAGCAGATGCTCGGCGGCGCCGGCATCCTCAACCACTTCCTGCGGCAGAACGACATCGCCCCCTGGGACATCACCACCAACCCGCACACCTTCGCCCTCCTGGTCACCTCGCAGGCGATCTGGAAGGAGGCCGGCTGGGGCATCATCGTCTTCCTCGCCGCACTGGCCGCCATCAACACCGACCTGTACGAGGCGGCCGCGGTCGACGGCGCCGGACGCTGGCGCCGGACGTGGCACATCACCCTGCCCGGCCTGCGCGGCGTGATCGTGCTGATGCTGGTGCTGCGCCTGGGCAACGCGCTGACCGTCGGCTTCGAGCAGTTCCTGATCCAGCGCGAGGCGGTCGGCCACGAATCCGCCGACGTGCTCGACACCTTCTCCTTCTACTACGGCATCGCCACCGGCAACTACAGCTTCGGCGCCGCGGCCGGCCTCTTCAAGAGCGTCATCTCGCTGCTGCTGATCTGGGGCGCCAACAAGCTGGCGCACGCCTTCGGCGAGGACGGGTTGTACCGCAGATGA
- a CDS encoding carbohydrate ABC transporter permease encodes MSHSPTTAREGAAPPAPAAPAPWPGGLPKQSRPRARAGRAPWEEPPTLVGRGAKGVTLAGVIAAVAVPLWIIALTSVSTPGAVNRAGGLVVRPDGITFDAYRQMLGDGTVRTALTVSFAITIVGTLVSMAVSVTAAYGLSRSESFAHRPILTLLIVTMFVSGGLIPTFLVVTGLGGYDRWWSLVLPGAVSVFNILVLRSFYSTTSADLIDAARLDGAGDWRILWSVVLPTSRAVTAVIALFYAVGYWNSFFNVMLYMPTSAEKWPLQYVLLTYVNRGNGLPGSVNSGFGAANAQTAPLTLQMAVVVLTLVPLLMVYPFMQKHFRTGVLTGAVKG; translated from the coding sequence ATGAGCCACTCACCCACCACCGCCCGCGAGGGCGCCGCACCGCCGGCGCCCGCCGCCCCCGCGCCCTGGCCGGGCGGGCTTCCCAAGCAGAGCCGCCCCCGCGCCCGGGCCGGGCGGGCCCCCTGGGAGGAGCCGCCCACCCTGGTCGGCCGGGGCGCCAAGGGCGTCACCCTGGCCGGTGTGATCGCCGCCGTGGCCGTCCCGCTCTGGATCATCGCGCTGACCAGCGTCTCCACCCCCGGCGCCGTCAACCGGGCCGGCGGACTGGTGGTCCGGCCCGACGGCATCACCTTCGACGCCTACCGGCAGATGCTCGGCGACGGCACCGTCCGCACCGCCCTGACGGTCAGCTTCGCGATCACGATCGTCGGCACCCTGGTCTCGATGGCCGTCTCGGTGACGGCCGCCTACGGCCTGTCCCGCTCCGAGTCCTTCGCGCACCGCCCGATCCTGACCCTGCTGATCGTCACCATGTTCGTCAGCGGCGGCCTGATCCCGACCTTCCTGGTCGTCACCGGACTCGGCGGCTACGACCGGTGGTGGTCGCTGGTCCTGCCCGGCGCGGTGTCGGTGTTCAACATCCTGGTGCTGCGCTCGTTCTACTCCACCACCTCCGCCGACCTGATCGACGCCGCCCGGCTCGACGGCGCCGGCGACTGGCGGATCCTGTGGTCCGTGGTGCTGCCCACCTCCCGGGCCGTCACCGCGGTGATCGCCCTGTTCTACGCCGTCGGCTACTGGAACTCGTTCTTCAACGTGATGCTCTACATGCCGACCTCGGCCGAGAAGTGGCCGCTGCAGTACGTGCTGCTGACCTACGTCAACCGCGGCAACGGCCTGCCCGGGTCCGTCAACTCCGGCTTCGGCGCCGCCAACGCGCAGACCGCGCCGCTCACCCTCCAGATGGCCGTCGTGGTCCTCACCCTGGTGCCGCTGCTCATGGTCTACCCGTTCATGCAGAAGCACTTCCGCACCGGCGTCCTCACCGGCGCCGTCAAGGGCTGA
- a CDS encoding LacI family DNA-binding transcriptional regulator, which yields MVTLADVARHAGVSPSTVSYVLSGKRSISEATRRRVQHAVEELGYHPNAGARALAGRRSHIIALVVPLRTDVYVPIMMEIAVSVTMAARQHGYDVLLITNDEGPDGVRRVAASGLADGVILMDVELDDERIPVLREQGIQASMIGLPADSSGLSCVDHDFAAAGAQCADHLADLGHRDVAFIGYAPAVYHRHAGYAERTLTGFRERALERGLRFLHRPCEGTYESTAGTLARILADRPDTTGFVVQNENAIGPLLQLLPTSGRTVPEDASVVALCPEQLAEQYAPGLTAVTGPAQELGRVAVDQVMRRIAAAERGTDPEDELVLLTPVLTPRQSSGPLLTPVPPARRRERHP from the coding sequence ATGGTGACTCTCGCCGACGTGGCCCGGCACGCGGGCGTCTCGCCCAGCACCGTCAGCTACGTGCTCAGCGGCAAGCGCTCGATCTCGGAGGCCACCCGCCGCCGCGTCCAGCACGCCGTCGAGGAACTCGGCTACCACCCCAACGCCGGCGCCCGCGCGCTCGCCGGACGGCGCTCCCACATCATCGCCCTCGTCGTGCCGCTGCGCACCGACGTGTACGTGCCGATCATGATGGAGATCGCCGTCTCGGTCACCATGGCGGCCCGCCAGCACGGCTACGACGTGCTGCTGATCACCAACGACGAAGGCCCCGACGGGGTCCGCCGGGTCGCCGCCAGCGGCCTGGCGGACGGGGTCATCCTGATGGACGTCGAACTCGACGACGAACGCATCCCCGTCCTGCGCGAACAGGGCATCCAGGCCTCGATGATCGGCCTGCCCGCCGACAGCTCCGGCCTGTCCTGCGTCGACCACGATTTCGCCGCGGCCGGTGCCCAGTGCGCCGACCACCTCGCCGACCTCGGCCACCGGGACGTCGCCTTCATCGGCTACGCGCCCGCCGTCTACCACCGGCACGCCGGCTACGCCGAACGCACCCTGACCGGATTCCGGGAGCGCGCCCTCGAACGCGGCCTGAGATTCCTGCACCGCCCCTGCGAAGGCACCTACGAATCCACGGCCGGCACCCTGGCCCGCATCCTCGCCGACCGCCCCGACACCACCGGCTTCGTGGTGCAGAACGAGAACGCCATCGGCCCGCTGCTGCAACTGCTGCCCACCAGCGGACGCACCGTCCCCGAGGACGCCTCGGTGGTCGCGCTCTGCCCCGAACAGCTCGCCGAGCAGTACGCCCCCGGCCTCACCGCCGTCACCGGCCCCGCCCAGGAACTCGGCCGGGTCGCCGTCGACCAGGTGATGCGCCGGATCGCCGCCGCCGAACGCGGCACCGACCCCGAGGACGAACTCGTCCTGCTCACCCCCGTCCTCACCCCCCGGCAGAGCAGCGGACCGCTGCTCACCCCCGTCCCACCCGCCCGAAGGAGGGAGCGCCACCCGTGA
- a CDS encoding glycoside hydrolase family 43 protein, with translation MTADRPRNPVVPGFHPDPSVCRVGADYYLACSSFEYHPGVPILHSRDLVHWRQIGNALADLPLPPGTPSSGGVHAPTLRHHDGRFWLITTEVGTGNLLVTAADPAGPWSAPVRLPDVPGIDPDLAWDEDGTCWCTVAGIAQLRIDPATGRALEAPRPLWSGTRQAPEAPHLYRIGDWWYLLIAEGGTERAHSVSIARARRPDGPYRPCPDNPLLTHAGRPSPIQNTGHADLVQGPDGSWWALLLGVRPRGGTPGWHPLGRETYLTPVSWVDEWPVIAEVPVELPQIPWELHPWPAEPGREDFDGPLPPQWLSVRDRPADRVTTAQRPGRLTLHARDGHVDDTFTGRRQQHHAVRARTRLDTADGTGGLAVRLDDEHAYTVEADGRRVRVVTHLGGQVTVAAERELPHPDVVLRVETAPAAPRGPRTGPDALALGFERPDGTFEPLATLDGRHLTTEVAGGFTGRVIGLYAAEGTAHFDWFELQPLRPGD, from the coding sequence GTGACGGCCGACCGCCCGCGCAACCCCGTCGTCCCCGGCTTCCACCCCGACCCGAGCGTCTGCCGGGTCGGCGCGGACTACTACCTGGCCTGCTCCAGCTTCGAGTACCACCCCGGCGTGCCGATCCTGCACAGCCGCGACCTGGTCCACTGGCGGCAGATCGGCAACGCCCTCGCCGACCTGCCGCTCCCGCCCGGCACCCCCTCCTCCGGCGGCGTCCACGCCCCCACCCTGCGCCACCACGACGGCCGGTTCTGGTTGATCACCACCGAGGTCGGCACCGGAAACCTGCTGGTCACCGCCGCGGACCCGGCCGGGCCCTGGTCCGCGCCCGTCCGGCTGCCCGACGTCCCCGGCATCGACCCCGACCTGGCCTGGGACGAGGACGGCACCTGCTGGTGCACCGTCGCCGGCATCGCCCAGCTGCGGATCGACCCGGCCACCGGCCGGGCCCTGGAGGCGCCCCGCCCGCTGTGGTCCGGCACCCGGCAGGCCCCCGAGGCGCCGCACCTGTACCGGATCGGCGACTGGTGGTACCTGCTGATCGCCGAGGGCGGCACCGAACGCGCCCACAGCGTCTCGATCGCCCGCGCCCGCCGCCCCGACGGCCCCTACCGGCCCTGCCCGGACAACCCGCTGCTCACCCACGCCGGACGCCCCAGCCCGATCCAGAACACCGGCCACGCCGACCTGGTCCAGGGCCCCGACGGCAGCTGGTGGGCCCTGCTGCTCGGCGTCCGCCCGCGCGGCGGCACCCCCGGCTGGCACCCGCTCGGCCGCGAGACCTACCTGACGCCCGTCAGCTGGGTCGACGAGTGGCCGGTGATCGCCGAAGTGCCCGTCGAACTCCCGCAGATCCCCTGGGAGTTGCACCCCTGGCCGGCCGAGCCCGGCCGGGAGGACTTCGACGGCCCGCTGCCCCCGCAGTGGCTCTCCGTCCGCGACCGCCCCGCCGACCGCGTCACCACCGCGCAGCGCCCCGGCCGGCTCACCCTGCACGCCCGCGACGGCCACGTCGACGACACCTTCACCGGCCGTCGCCAGCAGCACCACGCCGTCCGCGCCCGCACCCGGCTCGACACCGCCGACGGCACCGGCGGCCTCGCCGTCCGCCTCGACGACGAACACGCCTACACCGTCGAAGCCGACGGCCGGCGCGTCCGGGTCGTCACCCATCTCGGCGGGCAGGTCACCGTCGCCGCCGAACGCGAACTCCCGCACCCCGACGTGGTGCTGCGCGTCGAGACCGCCCCCGCCGCCCCGCGCGGCCCGCGCACCGGACCCGACGCCCTCGCCCTCGGCTTCGAACGGCCGGACGGCACCTTTGAGCCGCTCGCCACCCTCGACGGCCGCCACCTCACCACCGAGGTGGCCGGCGGCTTCACCGGCCGGGTCATCGGCCTCTACGCCGCCGAAGGCACCGCGCACTTCGACTGGTTCGAACTCCAGCCCCTCCGCCCGGGCGACTGA